In Phragmites australis chromosome 24, lpPhrAust1.1, whole genome shotgun sequence, the following are encoded in one genomic region:
- the LOC133907720 gene encoding NADPH-dependent diflavin oxidoreductase 1-like isoform X4: MAPPSSPPSPLPAASGRLVILYASQTGNSMDVAERVGREAERGGCPTVDVLSMDRFDPSCLPGKCFVVFVVSTMGQGDPPDSMKGFWKYLLPKHLGARWLEGLHYAVFGLGDSGYQKYNFPAKKLDQRLLDLGAKRIIEKGLGDDQHPAGYEGALDPWLQSLWKSLNQTNVSLLPRISDIIHPNLNMLGDAKIEVIYYSAPQDTSISDSKRLIDRARSMSPALKFHNDREPPYMLRMVTNQRLTKEDSERDVRHFELEDPCSAISYQVGDALEILPRQNSSTVDAFIKRCNLDPDCYITIRAKGGVNVPKGSLVNCLMDRIKLKTFVALTMDVASASPRRYFFEIMSYFATAKHEKERLQYFASPEGRDDLYQYNQKENRTVLEVLEDFPSVQMPFEWLVQLTPPLKKRGFSISSSPLAQPNQIHLTVSIVSWLTPFKRTRHGLCSTWLAGLSPNEENLIPCWIHRGSLPRPLPSIPLLLIGPGTGCAPFRAFVEERAAQSVAEPTAPILFFFGCRNQDSDFLYKDFWLNHAQNQGVLSLKKGGGFFVAFSRDQPEKIYVQDKIKEQSARVWNILCSDVAIYVAGSSTKMPADVTAALEEVICQEGGVPKQAGSGWLRELKRAGKFIIETWS, from the exons ATGGCACCCCCATCGTCCCCGCCATCACCGCTGCCAGCGGCGAGCGGCCGCCTCGTCATACTCTACGCATCGCAAACCGGTAACTCCATGGACGTTGCCGAACGTGTAGGCCGAGAGGCTGAGCGTGGTGGCTGTCCGACCGTCGACGTCCTCTCCATGGACAGATTTGATCCT AGTTGCTTGCCAGGCAAATGTTTCGTGGTCTTCGTCGTGTCCACCATGGGGCAGGGCGATCCCCCAGATTCCATGAAG GGTTTTTGGAAATACCTTCTCCCGAAGCATCTGGGTGCGCGGTGGCTGGAAGGGTTACATTATGCCGTGTTTGGGCTTGGCGATTCAGGCTACCAGAAGTACAAT TTTCCTGCAAAGAAGCTCGATCAAAGGCTTTTAGATCTTGGTGCAAAACGAATCATAGAGAAAGGCTTGGGAGATGATCAACATCCTGCAGG ATATGAAGGAGCTCTAGATCCGTGGTTGCAGTCTTTGTGGAAATCACTGAATCAAACAAATGTGTCATTGTTACCAAGAATATCAGATATCATTCATCCTAATTTGAATATGTTGGGGGATGCAAAGATCGAAGTCATCTATTACTCGGCTCCACAAGATACCAGCATTTCAG ACTCCAAGAGATTAATTGATAGAGCACGCTCAATGTCCCCTGCTCTAAAGTTCCATAATGACAGAGAGCCACCATACATGTTACGGATG GTAACAAACCAACGTTTGACTAAGGAGGACTCTGAAAGAGATGTCCGCCACTTTGAATTGGAAGATCCGTGCTCT GCCATCAGTTATCAAGTCGGTGATGCTCTAGAAATTCTACCAAGACAGAATTCATCAACTGTTGATGCTTTCATTAAACGCTGTAACTTGGATCCAGATTGTTACATAACG ATTCGAGCAAAGGGCGGGGTCAACGTTCCCAAAGGTTCGCTTGTGAACTGTTTGATGGATCGCATCAAGCTAAAGACCTTTGTTGCTTTGACAATGGATGTCGCATCAGCTTCCCCTCGGCGATATTTCTTTGAG ATCATGAGCTATTTTGCAACAGCTAAACATGAAAAGGAAAGGCTTCAGTATTTTGCTTCTCCTGAAGGAAGAGATGACCTCTACCAGTACAATCAAAAGGAGAACCGGACTGTTCTAGAA GTATTGGAGGATTTTCCCTCGGTGCAAATGCCTTTTGAATGGTTGGTGCAACTAACGCCTCCATTAAAGAAAAGAGGCTTTTCCATATCATCATCCCCATTGGCCCAACCAAATCAGATACACTTGACTGTTAGTATTGTATCATGGCTTACTCCTTTTAAGAGGACACGGCATGGTCTCTGCTCTACATGGCTGGCAGGGCTCAGTCCAAATGAAG AGAATCTTATACCATGTTGGATACACCGAGGATCCCTACCTCGTCCACTTCCATCGATTCCTCTCCTGCTTATTGGACCAGGAACAGGATGCGCACCATTCCGTGCATTTGTAGAGGAAAGGGCTGCACAGAGTGTGGCAGAACCAACTGCTCCTATTCTATTCTTCTTTGGTTGTAGAAATCAAGATAGTGATTTTCTGTACAAGGACTTCTGGTTAAATCATGCTCAAAACCAGGGGGTGCTATCCCTGAAAAAGGGTGGTGGTTTCTTTGTTGCTTTTTCTAGGGATCAACCAGAAAAGATCTATGTACAAGACAAAATAAAGGAGCAGAGTGCAAGAGTGTGGAACATATTATGCTCTGATGTTGCAATATACGTTGCCGGGTCTTCTACCAAAATGCCTGCTGATGTTACAGCTGCATTAGAAGAAGTTATCTGCCAAGAGGGTGGTGTTCCAAAACAGGCTGGTTCAGGATGGCTCAGGGAACTGAAAAGGGCTGGTAAATTTATAATTGAAACTTGGTCATAA
- the LOC133907720 gene encoding NADPH-dependent diflavin oxidoreductase 1-like isoform X3, translated as MPSVEVNPEEFLAGGNFIVMDANATAQLRNQGLASTDDSPKFMWPKARLLLPLSRSHLSMAPPSSPPSPLPAASGRLVILYASQTGNSMDVAERVGREAERGGCPTVDVLSMDRFDPSCLPGKCFVVFVVSTMGQGDPPDSMKGFWKYLLPKHLGARWLEGLHYAVFGLGDSGYQKYNFPAKKLDQRLLDLGAKRIIEKGLGDDQHPAGYEGALDPWLQSLWKSLNQTNVSLLPRISDIIHPNLNMLGDAKIEVIYYSAPQDTSISDSKRLIDRARSMSPALKFHNDREPPYMLRMVTNQRLTKEDSERDVRHFELEDPCSAISYQVGDALEILPRQNSSTVDAFIKRCNLDPDCYITIRAKGGVNVPKGSLVNCLMDRIKLKTFVALTMDVASASPRRYFFEIMSYFATAKHEKERLQYFASPEGRDDLYQYNQKENRTVLEVLEDFPSVQMPFEWLVQLTPPLKKRGFSISSSPLAQPNQIHLTVSIVSWLTPFKRTRHGLCSTWLAGLSPNEENLIPCWIHRGSLPRPLPSIPLLLIGPGTGCAPFRAFVEERAAQSVAEPTAPILFFFGCRNQDSDFLYKDFWLNHAQNQGVLSLKKGGGFFVAFSRDQPEKIYVQDKIKEQSARVWNILCSDVAIYVAGSSTKMPADVTAALEEVICQEGGVPKQAGSGWLRELKRAGKFIIETWS; from the exons atgccgAGTGTTGAAGTTAATCCTGAAGAGTTTCTT GCTGGTGGGAATTTTATTGTTATGGACGCCAATGCTACAGCACAGCTGCGCAACCAGGGGCTTGCTAGCACAGACGATAGCCCGAAGTTCATGTGGCCCAAG GCCAGACTCCTTTTGCCCCTCTCACGGTCCCACCTCTCCATGGCACCCCCATCGTCCCCGCCATCACCGCTGCCAGCGGCGAGCGGCCGCCTCGTCATACTCTACGCATCGCAAACCGGTAACTCCATGGACGTTGCCGAACGTGTAGGCCGAGAGGCTGAGCGTGGTGGCTGTCCGACCGTCGACGTCCTCTCCATGGACAGATTTGATCCT AGTTGCTTGCCAGGCAAATGTTTCGTGGTCTTCGTCGTGTCCACCATGGGGCAGGGCGATCCCCCAGATTCCATGAAG GGTTTTTGGAAATACCTTCTCCCGAAGCATCTGGGTGCGCGGTGGCTGGAAGGGTTACATTATGCCGTGTTTGGGCTTGGCGATTCAGGCTACCAGAAGTACAAT TTTCCTGCAAAGAAGCTCGATCAAAGGCTTTTAGATCTTGGTGCAAAACGAATCATAGAGAAAGGCTTGGGAGATGATCAACATCCTGCAGG ATATGAAGGAGCTCTAGATCCGTGGTTGCAGTCTTTGTGGAAATCACTGAATCAAACAAATGTGTCATTGTTACCAAGAATATCAGATATCATTCATCCTAATTTGAATATGTTGGGGGATGCAAAGATCGAAGTCATCTATTACTCGGCTCCACAAGATACCAGCATTTCAG ACTCCAAGAGATTAATTGATAGAGCACGCTCAATGTCCCCTGCTCTAAAGTTCCATAATGACAGAGAGCCACCATACATGTTACGGATG GTAACAAACCAACGTTTGACTAAGGAGGACTCTGAAAGAGATGTCCGCCACTTTGAATTGGAAGATCCGTGCTCT GCCATCAGTTATCAAGTCGGTGATGCTCTAGAAATTCTACCAAGACAGAATTCATCAACTGTTGATGCTTTCATTAAACGCTGTAACTTGGATCCAGATTGTTACATAACG ATTCGAGCAAAGGGCGGGGTCAACGTTCCCAAAGGTTCGCTTGTGAACTGTTTGATGGATCGCATCAAGCTAAAGACCTTTGTTGCTTTGACAATGGATGTCGCATCAGCTTCCCCTCGGCGATATTTCTTTGAG ATCATGAGCTATTTTGCAACAGCTAAACATGAAAAGGAAAGGCTTCAGTATTTTGCTTCTCCTGAAGGAAGAGATGACCTCTACCAGTACAATCAAAAGGAGAACCGGACTGTTCTAGAA GTATTGGAGGATTTTCCCTCGGTGCAAATGCCTTTTGAATGGTTGGTGCAACTAACGCCTCCATTAAAGAAAAGAGGCTTTTCCATATCATCATCCCCATTGGCCCAACCAAATCAGATACACTTGACTGTTAGTATTGTATCATGGCTTACTCCTTTTAAGAGGACACGGCATGGTCTCTGCTCTACATGGCTGGCAGGGCTCAGTCCAAATGAAG AGAATCTTATACCATGTTGGATACACCGAGGATCCCTACCTCGTCCACTTCCATCGATTCCTCTCCTGCTTATTGGACCAGGAACAGGATGCGCACCATTCCGTGCATTTGTAGAGGAAAGGGCTGCACAGAGTGTGGCAGAACCAACTGCTCCTATTCTATTCTTCTTTGGTTGTAGAAATCAAGATAGTGATTTTCTGTACAAGGACTTCTGGTTAAATCATGCTCAAAACCAGGGGGTGCTATCCCTGAAAAAGGGTGGTGGTTTCTTTGTTGCTTTTTCTAGGGATCAACCAGAAAAGATCTATGTACAAGACAAAATAAAGGAGCAGAGTGCAAGAGTGTGGAACATATTATGCTCTGATGTTGCAATATACGTTGCCGGGTCTTCTACCAAAATGCCTGCTGATGTTACAGCTGCATTAGAAGAAGTTATCTGCCAAGAGGGTGGTGTTCCAAAACAGGCTGGTTCAGGATGGCTCAGGGAACTGAAAAGGGCTGGTAAATTTATAATTGAAACTTGGTCATAA
- the LOC133907720 gene encoding NADPH-dependent diflavin oxidoreductase 1-like isoform X2 — MGDVFPELKDNEKKIQDIIRDEEESFENTLAKGYEKFKKAADAVKENGGTLLSGQDAFVLWDTYGYPIDLTEVMAIDYGLTVDKDGFNDSMEEARQKARNAHNTAGGNFIVMDANATAQLRNQGLASTDDSPKFMWPKARLLLPLSRSHLSMAPPSSPPSPLPAASGRLVILYASQTGNSMDVAERVGREAERGGCPTVDVLSMDRFDPSCLPGKCFVVFVVSTMGQGDPPDSMKGFWKYLLPKHLGARWLEGLHYAVFGLGDSGYQKYNFPAKKLDQRLLDLGAKRIIEKGLGDDQHPAGYEGALDPWLQSLWKSLNQTNVSLLPRISDIIHPNLNMLGDAKIEVIYYSAPQDTSISDSKRLIDRARSMSPALKFHNDREPPYMLRMVTNQRLTKEDSERDVRHFELEDPCSAISYQVGDALEILPRQNSSTVDAFIKRCNLDPDCYITIRAKGGVNVPKGSLVNCLMDRIKLKTFVALTMDVASASPRRYFFEIMSYFATAKHEKERLQYFASPEGRDDLYQYNQKENRTVLEVLEDFPSVQMPFEWLVQLTPPLKKRGFSISSSPLAQPNQIHLTVSIVSWLTPFKRTRHGLCSTWLAGLSPNEENLIPCWIHRGSLPRPLPSIPLLLIGPGTGCAPFRAFVEERAAQSVAEPTAPILFFFGCRNQDSDFLYKDFWLNHAQNQGVLSLKKGGGFFVAFSRDQPEKIYVQDKIKEQSARVWNILCSDVAIYVAGSSTKMPADVTAALEEVICQEGGVPKQAGSGWLRELKRAGVQIAF, encoded by the exons ATGGGTGATGTGTTTCCTGAGCTGAAAGACAACGAAAAGAAGATCCAAGATATAAttagagatgaagaagaaagctTCGAGAACACTCTAGCAAAG GGTTATGAGAAGTTTAAGAAAGCTGCAGATGCTGTTAAGGAGAATGGGGGTACCTTACTTAGTGGGCAG GATGCATTTGTTCTGTGGGACACCTACGGTTACCCAATTGATTTGACTGAG GTCATGGCAATTGACTATGGGCTGACCGTTGACAAGGATGGTTTTAATGATTCTATGGAAGAAGCGAGGCAAAAAGCTAGGAATGCTCACAACACg GCTGGTGGGAATTTTATTGTTATGGACGCCAATGCTACAGCACAGCTGCGCAACCAGGGGCTTGCTAGCACAGACGATAGCCCGAAGTTCATGTGGCCCAAG GCCAGACTCCTTTTGCCCCTCTCACGGTCCCACCTCTCCATGGCACCCCCATCGTCCCCGCCATCACCGCTGCCAGCGGCGAGCGGCCGCCTCGTCATACTCTACGCATCGCAAACCGGTAACTCCATGGACGTTGCCGAACGTGTAGGCCGAGAGGCTGAGCGTGGTGGCTGTCCGACCGTCGACGTCCTCTCCATGGACAGATTTGATCCT AGTTGCTTGCCAGGCAAATGTTTCGTGGTCTTCGTCGTGTCCACCATGGGGCAGGGCGATCCCCCAGATTCCATGAAG GGTTTTTGGAAATACCTTCTCCCGAAGCATCTGGGTGCGCGGTGGCTGGAAGGGTTACATTATGCCGTGTTTGGGCTTGGCGATTCAGGCTACCAGAAGTACAAT TTTCCTGCAAAGAAGCTCGATCAAAGGCTTTTAGATCTTGGTGCAAAACGAATCATAGAGAAAGGCTTGGGAGATGATCAACATCCTGCAGG ATATGAAGGAGCTCTAGATCCGTGGTTGCAGTCTTTGTGGAAATCACTGAATCAAACAAATGTGTCATTGTTACCAAGAATATCAGATATCATTCATCCTAATTTGAATATGTTGGGGGATGCAAAGATCGAAGTCATCTATTACTCGGCTCCACAAGATACCAGCATTTCAG ACTCCAAGAGATTAATTGATAGAGCACGCTCAATGTCCCCTGCTCTAAAGTTCCATAATGACAGAGAGCCACCATACATGTTACGGATG GTAACAAACCAACGTTTGACTAAGGAGGACTCTGAAAGAGATGTCCGCCACTTTGAATTGGAAGATCCGTGCTCT GCCATCAGTTATCAAGTCGGTGATGCTCTAGAAATTCTACCAAGACAGAATTCATCAACTGTTGATGCTTTCATTAAACGCTGTAACTTGGATCCAGATTGTTACATAACG ATTCGAGCAAAGGGCGGGGTCAACGTTCCCAAAGGTTCGCTTGTGAACTGTTTGATGGATCGCATCAAGCTAAAGACCTTTGTTGCTTTGACAATGGATGTCGCATCAGCTTCCCCTCGGCGATATTTCTTTGAG ATCATGAGCTATTTTGCAACAGCTAAACATGAAAAGGAAAGGCTTCAGTATTTTGCTTCTCCTGAAGGAAGAGATGACCTCTACCAGTACAATCAAAAGGAGAACCGGACTGTTCTAGAA GTATTGGAGGATTTTCCCTCGGTGCAAATGCCTTTTGAATGGTTGGTGCAACTAACGCCTCCATTAAAGAAAAGAGGCTTTTCCATATCATCATCCCCATTGGCCCAACCAAATCAGATACACTTGACTGTTAGTATTGTATCATGGCTTACTCCTTTTAAGAGGACACGGCATGGTCTCTGCTCTACATGGCTGGCAGGGCTCAGTCCAAATGAAG AGAATCTTATACCATGTTGGATACACCGAGGATCCCTACCTCGTCCACTTCCATCGATTCCTCTCCTGCTTATTGGACCAGGAACAGGATGCGCACCATTCCGTGCATTTGTAGAGGAAAGGGCTGCACAGAGTGTGGCAGAACCAACTGCTCCTATTCTATTCTTCTTTGGTTGTAGAAATCAAGATAGTGATTTTCTGTACAAGGACTTCTGGTTAAATCATGCTCAAAACCAGGGGGTGCTATCCCTGAAAAAGGGTGGTGGTTTCTTTGTTGCTTTTTCTAGGGATCAACCAGAAAAGATCTATGTACAAGACAAAATAAAGGAGCAGAGTGCAAGAGTGTGGAACATATTATGCTCTGATGTTGCAATATACGTTGCCGGGTCTTCTACCAAAATGCCTGCTGATGTTACAGCTGCATTAGAAGAAGTTATCTGCCAAGAGGGTGGTGTTCCAAAACAGGCTGGTTCAGGATGGCTCAGGGAACTGAAAAGGGCTG
- the LOC133907720 gene encoding NADPH-dependent diflavin oxidoreductase 1-like isoform X1, which translates to MGDVFPELKDNEKKIQDIIRDEEESFENTLAKGYEKFKKAADAVKENGGTLLSGQDAFVLWDTYGYPIDLTEVMAIDYGLTVDKDGFNDSMEEARQKARNAHNTAGGNFIVMDANATAQLRNQGLASTDDSPKFMWPKARLLLPLSRSHLSMAPPSSPPSPLPAASGRLVILYASQTGNSMDVAERVGREAERGGCPTVDVLSMDRFDPSCLPGKCFVVFVVSTMGQGDPPDSMKGFWKYLLPKHLGARWLEGLHYAVFGLGDSGYQKYNFPAKKLDQRLLDLGAKRIIEKGLGDDQHPAGYEGALDPWLQSLWKSLNQTNVSLLPRISDIIHPNLNMLGDAKIEVIYYSAPQDTSISDSKRLIDRARSMSPALKFHNDREPPYMLRMVTNQRLTKEDSERDVRHFELEDPCSAISYQVGDALEILPRQNSSTVDAFIKRCNLDPDCYITIRAKGGVNVPKGSLVNCLMDRIKLKTFVALTMDVASASPRRYFFEIMSYFATAKHEKERLQYFASPEGRDDLYQYNQKENRTVLEVLEDFPSVQMPFEWLVQLTPPLKKRGFSISSSPLAQPNQIHLTVSIVSWLTPFKRTRHGLCSTWLAGLSPNEENLIPCWIHRGSLPRPLPSIPLLLIGPGTGCAPFRAFVEERAAQSVAEPTAPILFFFGCRNQDSDFLYKDFWLNHAQNQGVLSLKKGGGFFVAFSRDQPEKIYVQDKIKEQSARVWNILCSDVAIYVAGSSTKMPADVTAALEEVICQEGGVPKQAGSGWLRELKRAGKFIIETWS; encoded by the exons ATGGGTGATGTGTTTCCTGAGCTGAAAGACAACGAAAAGAAGATCCAAGATATAAttagagatgaagaagaaagctTCGAGAACACTCTAGCAAAG GGTTATGAGAAGTTTAAGAAAGCTGCAGATGCTGTTAAGGAGAATGGGGGTACCTTACTTAGTGGGCAG GATGCATTTGTTCTGTGGGACACCTACGGTTACCCAATTGATTTGACTGAG GTCATGGCAATTGACTATGGGCTGACCGTTGACAAGGATGGTTTTAATGATTCTATGGAAGAAGCGAGGCAAAAAGCTAGGAATGCTCACAACACg GCTGGTGGGAATTTTATTGTTATGGACGCCAATGCTACAGCACAGCTGCGCAACCAGGGGCTTGCTAGCACAGACGATAGCCCGAAGTTCATGTGGCCCAAG GCCAGACTCCTTTTGCCCCTCTCACGGTCCCACCTCTCCATGGCACCCCCATCGTCCCCGCCATCACCGCTGCCAGCGGCGAGCGGCCGCCTCGTCATACTCTACGCATCGCAAACCGGTAACTCCATGGACGTTGCCGAACGTGTAGGCCGAGAGGCTGAGCGTGGTGGCTGTCCGACCGTCGACGTCCTCTCCATGGACAGATTTGATCCT AGTTGCTTGCCAGGCAAATGTTTCGTGGTCTTCGTCGTGTCCACCATGGGGCAGGGCGATCCCCCAGATTCCATGAAG GGTTTTTGGAAATACCTTCTCCCGAAGCATCTGGGTGCGCGGTGGCTGGAAGGGTTACATTATGCCGTGTTTGGGCTTGGCGATTCAGGCTACCAGAAGTACAAT TTTCCTGCAAAGAAGCTCGATCAAAGGCTTTTAGATCTTGGTGCAAAACGAATCATAGAGAAAGGCTTGGGAGATGATCAACATCCTGCAGG ATATGAAGGAGCTCTAGATCCGTGGTTGCAGTCTTTGTGGAAATCACTGAATCAAACAAATGTGTCATTGTTACCAAGAATATCAGATATCATTCATCCTAATTTGAATATGTTGGGGGATGCAAAGATCGAAGTCATCTATTACTCGGCTCCACAAGATACCAGCATTTCAG ACTCCAAGAGATTAATTGATAGAGCACGCTCAATGTCCCCTGCTCTAAAGTTCCATAATGACAGAGAGCCACCATACATGTTACGGATG GTAACAAACCAACGTTTGACTAAGGAGGACTCTGAAAGAGATGTCCGCCACTTTGAATTGGAAGATCCGTGCTCT GCCATCAGTTATCAAGTCGGTGATGCTCTAGAAATTCTACCAAGACAGAATTCATCAACTGTTGATGCTTTCATTAAACGCTGTAACTTGGATCCAGATTGTTACATAACG ATTCGAGCAAAGGGCGGGGTCAACGTTCCCAAAGGTTCGCTTGTGAACTGTTTGATGGATCGCATCAAGCTAAAGACCTTTGTTGCTTTGACAATGGATGTCGCATCAGCTTCCCCTCGGCGATATTTCTTTGAG ATCATGAGCTATTTTGCAACAGCTAAACATGAAAAGGAAAGGCTTCAGTATTTTGCTTCTCCTGAAGGAAGAGATGACCTCTACCAGTACAATCAAAAGGAGAACCGGACTGTTCTAGAA GTATTGGAGGATTTTCCCTCGGTGCAAATGCCTTTTGAATGGTTGGTGCAACTAACGCCTCCATTAAAGAAAAGAGGCTTTTCCATATCATCATCCCCATTGGCCCAACCAAATCAGATACACTTGACTGTTAGTATTGTATCATGGCTTACTCCTTTTAAGAGGACACGGCATGGTCTCTGCTCTACATGGCTGGCAGGGCTCAGTCCAAATGAAG AGAATCTTATACCATGTTGGATACACCGAGGATCCCTACCTCGTCCACTTCCATCGATTCCTCTCCTGCTTATTGGACCAGGAACAGGATGCGCACCATTCCGTGCATTTGTAGAGGAAAGGGCTGCACAGAGTGTGGCAGAACCAACTGCTCCTATTCTATTCTTCTTTGGTTGTAGAAATCAAGATAGTGATTTTCTGTACAAGGACTTCTGGTTAAATCATGCTCAAAACCAGGGGGTGCTATCCCTGAAAAAGGGTGGTGGTTTCTTTGTTGCTTTTTCTAGGGATCAACCAGAAAAGATCTATGTACAAGACAAAATAAAGGAGCAGAGTGCAAGAGTGTGGAACATATTATGCTCTGATGTTGCAATATACGTTGCCGGGTCTTCTACCAAAATGCCTGCTGATGTTACAGCTGCATTAGAAGAAGTTATCTGCCAAGAGGGTGGTGTTCCAAAACAGGCTGGTTCAGGATGGCTCAGGGAACTGAAAAGGGCTGGTAAATTTATAATTGAAACTTGGTCATAA